tttaaaaaaatacatgatcAGAAATAAttccatggaaaaaaataatcccaCAGCCTGGAGAGAAGTATGGaaaattttaataagaatatGGATTTTCTCTGAATTTGAATTGTTTTGCTTCAAGTCAAATGTCCAAAATAGAAAgcacaataaattaaaataacaactCATTTAACATAAATTTTGATAGCTTTACAAGTGAAGATGATGGAACTAGAGGACAGAATAAAAAGAGTTTATCAACAGTAACACACTCTGAAAAAGAGTGAAGGAAGAGATTTCAGGAGCTCAGAGAAGAAAGTTTCTATCAGCTATCTTCCAGGTTTGTTGAAAGGATCAAGTGAGacaaatgtttataatttttaagataatatttataataaaaacaaatgttaaacattgtatatacatagaattaggggaaaataaaatattagctaaaTTAAAAAGATAGTCTAAGTTAATATCAACATTAAAACTCTAGATGTAGCCATGATCTAAAagggcagtgtgtgtgtgtatgtgtatgtgtagtgTGTGAATATAGCACTTATGAAAACCAGAGGCTCTTTGTTGAATAGGACCAAGTGAGGCATTATCAGTGGCACCTGTTGTTTAAATGAACAaaggacaaaatgaaagaaatcacaaataagAGAGGGCTGATTTTAGTGTTAAGAATGATGTGGTCTTTACTAGGTCATTTGAGTGacaagtttaaaagaaaattggTAGAAAGCTCTTCTACCAACCCTCTATTAGCTGGTATACCCATATTCAAGACTCATTTAAGGTCTTTCCTTGCCTCTCCCATCAGTTTCTTGCTCCATAGCTTTTTCAAGGAATTCTTCACTTCTGCATTCCTCAGAGTATAGATCAATGGGTTCAACATAGGGGTTATGATGGTATAGAATACAGCTACCATCTTATCTTCTGTGAAGGTGGTTGAGGGTCGCATGTAGATGAAGATGCAGGGTACAAGGAACAAAATTACCACAATGACATGGGAAGCACAGGTGGAGAGGGCCTTACGCCTCCCCTCTGCAGAATGAGTCCTGAGATAGAGAAGTATGACAGCATAAGAGCCAACAAGAATGATGAAGCAGGTCAAGGATATCATTCCAGTGTTGGCCATCACAATGACCCCTACCACATAAGTGTCTGTGCAGGCCAGCTTCAAGAGGGGATGAACATCACAACAGAAATGATCAATCATGTTGGGACCACAGAAAGGCAACCGGACAGTGAGAAGGGTCTGAATAATAGAATGAGTAAAGGCCCCTACCCATGAACTCACCATCAATATGGTACAGACCCTTTGATCCATAATGGTTGCATAGTGTAGTGGCTTACAAATGGCCACGTACCTGTCATAGGCCATTACTGTGAGGATGAAGATTTCTGTGCAGCCAAAGAAATGACCCACAAAGAGCTGAGTCATGCAACCTACAAAGGAGATAGTCTTGACTTTGACTTGGAAGTCCACAATCAACTTGGGAGCAgtgacagaagagtagcaaatgTCAACAAAAGataagaaactgagaaagaagtACATGGGAGAGTTGAGATTTGGGCTAACCCTGATGGTCATGATAATAAGAAAGTTCCCAAAGATGATGATTgtgtaaaaaagaaggaagagataaaagcaTACTTGCTCTACCTCCTCAATCTGGGAAAGTCCTGTCAGAATAAATTCTGTAACATTATTTTCCATGAGATCTTGACAGGTTTCAAGTGAGGCAAACCACGCCAATTTACCTGAGGGTATGAAGCAACAAGAACATCATTAGTCTGGGGTCATATGTGAAGTCAATGCCATTTTTTACTAATGCTTCTTTTCTGAAGTTCTAGCTCAGTGATGCACTGGATGTGTTTGTGTGGTGAAATAAATGCAgtcaaaaatttaaaattactcttTTAATGTATGAAAGATCATAGAACCATTGATCTATTCTTGGGAGAGActccagaggccatctagttgaCTCCCTCAatttcacatgaagaaactgagacccagagggtGATTCTCTCAAAGTCATATAGGAAGCCTGTGGAAAAGTGGTATCTTAGTCCTTTATAATTCCTTCTGGAAAATTTCCACTGTGGGAAATAAGCATGtctccaaaaatgaaaaaaaagagataacaaTCCCTCTATAAATTAGTAGGGAGATATCTGAGgtccaaaagggttaagtgattgatAAAGGTAACACAGTTAGTAATATGAGCAGGATTTAAACATAGGTCTTTCTGTATCTTATGCTACATTGCCTCTTTCCAAAATTAATAAGCAAGGAAAAAGGAGATATCtgattgactttctttttttaaaaccctgctgtctgtcttggaattggtactaagtatcaatcctaaaacagaagaatggtaGGGGTGAGGCAgttgggatgaagtgacttgcccagggttacatgtttgggaagtatctgaggccagattggaactcaagtcctcttgactgtaggcctggtgctctatccattgtgctaccttgtTGGCCCTTGATTCACTTTTTGTAGGGGAAACAATATCTCTTGTTGGAGAAAGGAgtagtaattaattaattgactGAAGAAGCAATATCAATAGGAAAGGTACTCAGAATTAGCTTTTATTTCTCACTGATACATTTTGATGTCATAGAAAGAGCAAAGGACTAAGAGTCAAgcaatttgagttcaaatattagcCCTGCAATGCACTTAGGTGACTCTGgatatttccctttccttccctgggtctcggtttcttcacctgtaaaatgaggaggtcagGCTAAAGaatctctgaagttccttccagctctgatattatATAAGATTTTATTCCTTGGCCACACTTAGCCTCAGGAGGGAAGGTGGAAAGAGGTTCCATGACAGTTTCCATGGAAACAAATTCAAACATGGAGGTGACTGAGCAGTGCTTTTCATCAACTTAATTTTGTCACCACCATAGTAACTCTTCACCTCATTTCCCTCACTCCTGTCACTGCCCAGCATAGCTGATCCTTTATAAATGTATCTGATAAACTCAGAAATTGTTAGCTctaaaagggattttagaacaCAGATCACAGAACATTCCAGGTAGAAGACACTATAGAACACagaatacagagagaaaaaaacttaGCTGGGAGGTGAAGCCCTGGATAAGTGATGAATTAGAATCCATTTGCCCTGAAGGAGTTTAACTCACCCAGACTAGATCTAATGCATCCTAAGTCTAGAGAAAATaatccatcaataagcatttagtaaatgattgctatgtgccaagcactgtgttaaattcTGAGAATCTAGACAAAAATAGTCCCCGACACCTAAGAGGTTATATCCTagttggggagacaacatgtacttAAATTTGTATATGCAAGCTATGTCCAGATTAGAAAGAAGGTAATCTGAGGGGAGAAGGCttaagcagcagcagcagcagcagcagggggAAGTGGGAGTCTGCCTGCCTAAATTGG
This DNA window, taken from Monodelphis domestica isolate mMonDom1 chromosome 6, mMonDom1.pri, whole genome shotgun sequence, encodes the following:
- the LOC100018093 gene encoding olfactory receptor 4S2-like, which produces MENNVTEFILTGLSQIEEVEQVCFYLFLLFYTIIIFGNFLIIMTIRVSPNLNSPMYFFLSFLSFVDICYSSVTAPKLIVDFQVKVKTISFVGCMTQLFVGHFFGCTEIFILTVMAYDRYVAICKPLHYATIMDQRVCTILMVSSWVGAFTHSIIQTLLTVRLPFCGPNMIDHFCCDVHPLLKLACTDTYVVGVIVMANTGMISLTCFIILVGSYAVILLYLRTHSAEGRRKALSTCASHVIVVILFLVPCIFIYMRPSTTFTEDKMVAVFYTIITPMLNPLIYTLRNAEVKNSLKKLWSKKLMGEARKDLK